The nucleotide sequence TGTCAGAATACCTAACATCAGATGAGATGAGATGGTCCAAGTTTTTAAACCCAGTGCAGGCTGAATCTGAAGCCCAAGGCTATCGACTATCTATCCTTCTCCTTATTTCTACGAGTTGTTTTGCTGCTTGTATATATGGACTATGGATGCATCATTTTGCCAAGCTTGTGTGCGACCGACCGGCCTATTGAGTATAATTGGTGGTGGTAATTTGCAGCGGTGGATATGTTTGTTGCTGGTCACCTAGTTATTCCATGATTCCATCCATCTGCTCGCTTGAATATAtaatttgtatttgtatatgtTGTATATATACATGCGGTATTGTATATTTGACCGACGGACCTTCTGGTTAGATGACCATCAACAAACACATTCATAATGCAAGCAATTTACATCCATCTCCTCACTTCTGTTCCTTCTGTCTCACCATCTCACCATTTACTGGCCGTACAGTTACAGCCGAGTCTCGATCGGTGTTTGTCTAAGCTTTGCATGGTAATGCTAATAATGTGTATATAAATCGGGAGTTCATgttccttttatttcttctataTGTGTCTTATCATGGACAGTATGAATCTCACatcgggaaaaaaaaatgattttgcaTGTGCTTGTAAGTAATTAGGCTACTTCCACCATATTTCCAACtgattttatggtgaaaaaAGATGCATAAATCCTAATCTAGTTGGAGGAGGGCATCACAATATTTCTTTATAAATTttcaagagaaaataaaaatatgagacGAAAGctgagaagagagagagcagaCAGCAGAGGTGGTAAATAACCTgtaattgaattgaaataagCAGCACCTTGAGTTGTACTGATCATGTGGCCATTGATAATTAGCTAGCTAGCTACTAGCCTGCTGCTAGTCTGCTAGGCACCAGAGATGCATGAGAAGAAACTTCGGTGGCTCCGAAACTGGACAAGTTGCTTTGGAGGAGGAGAATTAATGGAGTCATCAGCGTCCACCGATGAAGAGAATCCTTGCATAGAGTTGGAAGCAGAACCGAGAGAAACAGATTTGTGACGGCGGTGCTGAAACTGACGACCGCCATGATTAATAATGTTTGTAGTTGTGGATAAGGACGACTGGTCACGCGGGGAAGACGCGCCATTAACATTAAATATCGTTGGAAGATGATGATCAGCTGAAGGTGCAGGTTGGGGAACATAGACGTAACTGTTGTGATCGATGTAGAAGTCAGCGATGTTGTAATTACTAGTTTGACCTGATACTGGTGGTGGTGCTGCTGCtaatgaggaggaggaggagaggcaGCTGTATTGGCGGCGAGTTCTGTTCCTCTTCATTGCCTTGTAAACCATTGGGATCAGACCCTCCATAATTATAATTACGGATTGGATCTGGTCTAGTCTAATGAAGCTTATCGATCGATCTCTATACTCTATTCTCTAGGCTGATGTCGGCTCATGATCTGTTCTGTATCTGTGTGAGATGAGGAGAGAGAAGGTTGCTAACTATTTAGACATTTTTTTCTTGTGAATTTGTGAAAGATTATGGATGAACAAGCAAGATAGCCAAGTAGCAAGAATACTCTTTgcaatatatataaatacacacacattaTTTGAACACAATAGGAAGATTCTTGGATGACGCATGCATATTATAAAGAAATGAAAGTCGCCTGTCGCAAGTCAGTCTTAAATAGTTGCTTCTTTGTGACTTAAAAGGTCATGAGTTCGAGTTGTGAAAATAATGTTTttgcaaagtaaaagcaagacTGCATACGATAAACGTTTCTCTCGACCCTCACAAAGCAGGAGCCTTGTTGGCCTCATGCTTTATAGttgtttggtttgtttggtGATTCATTGGTGCCTGCATCTGCATCTGTAAGATtcgatttgggttttttttttttttttttttttttttgagtacattgatatttttacactaagaggagggggagttcggctaagtcaCATAATAAACAATCTAATTgagtatcgaattcgtcatttatgagattcgaacctaagatttCTTATTtccaagtaaagaggaataccatagAGACCTAAGATTCGATTTggttttgaaattgaattggtAGTGGTTTTTGACAAATAAGCCgcatgataataataataataataataataataataatgttataTTATTTGGTCTTGTaataaataagaagaaaagggaGGAGGGGATAGAATTTTCTGAAAGAAGATCTATATATTGAAATTAAACTGAATTACAAAGATAAGTCTTGGTGGATGGCATTTTGTCTAACACGCCAGTTTTGTATTTGACTTTAAATTTATAGAATGGAAGGAAATTCCATCCAATCCAATCAAAGGGGCAAGATCTTTCATCCCACTCAATCGAGAgattttcagtgtgatcggtacacgggttggtacaccacgtgtcactatacaatgGTGAAATATTTGTGCTAAAAAGttgataacttaaaaaataaaatttctcactactcctattaaaacacgtgatgtaccatttgTGTTCCTATCACAACTGAAAATTTCTCCACTCAATCCCATCCAAGGGTCAAGGCCTTTCATCCCAACCAATCCCATCCCAATAAGACTATAAGAGGAAGGATAGGGACGTAATAGAATACAAATGAATGACTCATAACATAGTCGTCGTCGAAGTACATCAATTCATCATCACTAGACTAATCCTTTCCTTGTcatctccttcaatttttttagtaaaCAAATACAAGCACGTACACCAAACGCATctttcattcattcatcatcGTCCTCATCTCCTTTTGTTTATACAACACGCAAAACCAACTTTGAAAtgagattattaaataaatatttacaaGCACAAAACACTTTATTCATTCATCATCGTCCTCATCTCTTTTCAATATTATACGTATAGATAGATGcatagaattttatttttttttaaatttttatcatataGATGCATCGATTTAAATGAACAATTAAACAATTGGAAATAGTTAAGAAGCAGGACAAGCAGCATATCCAGTTTAATTCTGCTTACTTGGCCCAAAGCATATATGGGCTTTCGTTTTTCTGGCACCCACCCACTCACCCACCCATTTGGCATTTTGCCCCATTTGGGATACGGCCGATTGCCTTCCGCCTTCCTTGTAATTTGTTGGTTTGGCGATGAAATGAACGATATCACCGAAGGGCTTGTCATGTCATCTCTACTCAGTCTACAAGTATAATACATACACCTCCACTCTATCCTTACCATCAAACAACTTGTCTCCGCTGCTCACGACTCCAAGACCAGTCAGTCAGTACGGTAACAGATGAACAGTAGCCACCTTTCTATTGCTTTTAAGTTTTATCactccttttcaacttttaccATTCTTAAGTTTCCTTTCCTCTTAACtttagaaagaacaaaaaactcACAAATGGATGCATTCTCGTTTCCCCGAATCTGAAACTTCTCAACTAAATTGAATCGGACATCATACATAACTCAAACTATAACAACTAAGGATACAACAGTGCATGCACTCTTGTTGATCCTTTAAGCAGTAACTGTTTCTCCATTCCACCTGCAggtaaaaaaggaaacaaaaccaCCACTTCGGACCGGTTGAGGATTGTTGCACCTGCTCTACTACAACTAGAAACATACAAGAGAAGACATCAAGGGTAATAATCTGTGTTATGCATGGAACAACTCATTCTTGTAGCACTGACTCCAATCTGAATCCCCTGAATCAAGCAGCCCCCCACCTCCATCAGTGCTTATGGACTCGGCAGTAGCACACACTGTAGATGATAAGTTAGGACGAACGCCACCTCCTTCATCTTTCCCACCAACTCCTCCATCATCCAAAACTTCTGCCATCCGAAACTTATAAGTTACATTCTCATCTTCTCCTACATGGACATTGATTTCAGGACTCTGACTGGCTTCTTCGTTTAATGGATCTTTGCCGCACCCATTGATATCTTCCTCTTCATCAGATAAACATCTGCAGCAatcatcttcatccatatcatATATACGACTCATTAACCCTTCTCTCCACGATATCCTCATCTCTGATTGTGATAAATTCTCTAGTGTAGAGTTGGAGAGCCAGGAACCGCGATCATCCAAAACTTTATGGAATCGACTGATTGAATCACAGGCTGTGGTTAGACAGTCAAACTGGAAACTCGAATCAATCTGATCCTCAATTAATACATGACTGTTCGTGTTTGGGGACAAGTTTACCATCTGAATAGCTTCAGCCACTGAACTCAGTTCAGGATCAAAGTAGTGCTTCCTATGATTTTCTACACTCGACTCTGATTGAGGAGTACAGATAACATTGCCACTGTCCAGTGAAACCATAGAGAATGGAGAATTATCAACGTCATAACCATAATGGtgttttctttcctcttctaaGAAGTTTACAGCCTCACAACCAGGCATGCGATGCAGAGAAGACAAAACACCAACATGCTCATTTAAGGGCTCCAACACTTGTTGAAAGCTTGGAGAAAATCCATGACGACCTAAGGTTGAAAATGGAGAACAAAAATTAACGGACCCTACAGAATTAAGTAAGCTACTATCGGAATGCTCCTTGTGATCCTCATCCCCTTCATCACACGGCGATAAAAGCCAACGCATTGAAGCTTCAGTAGGTAAAGGAACCGCAGAAGCATCGAGATTGCCAACATGGCCTTCACATTGACCACtgtcatcatcatcgtcatcctCAAAGCTACCTAAAGCCATCCCCTTACTGAAGCCTGAATCATTTTCTCCTACACTGAGAATTCCTCTAGCTTTGCACTTCCTCTTGTCAGTGATCCCTGAAAGAACATGGCCAGCAGCATAACAAGCAAGTGTGCTCCTTGACACCGCAGATGATCCACATTGTATCTCTGGAGATACGGAGGCCTGAACTGGTGGAGTTTTACTATTAGATTTGTCAGAATTCTCCAGCAAATCCTCAGAGTTATCAGCCTTGGGGTCCAAACCCAACCCAGTCGGTATCTTACTCAAAGGTGTAAAATCTCCATCAATACCACGTGATTTGAGCTCAGTGGGCTGACCTGCATTGCCCACCACCCTGACAATACTACCTTCTACCTCAGACCCAGACTCTAACTTACTCAGGGAACTTCCATTTGATTTTACAAGTGAACAAGTTTTCAGCTTTGGTCCGTTTCTAGAAGTGGGTTTGTTTCCAGACTGCCACTGGTACAAGCAAGAAGAATTATTCTtagatttacttgcatttcGTGAGGTGGGTTTCTCTGGGTTTTCCAAAGCATTGAATTTGGACCGGTTGTCCTTGGATTTTGATGGTCTTGAAGGCCTCACAGCAGGAGCTGATTTAGGGGCTTTGGACAGATTTTTAGGTGTGTAAAGAGGGGTTTTGGAATTAGAGGAAgaagaatgagagagaaagaacctGAGGCAACCTCGCGGGGCTTCGACGGAGATGGAAGACGAAGCATCGCTGCCATTGTTGCTACTGCGAAAGGTGATGGCATTGAGATCCCATAGTGGATTTCGAGGGCTCTGGTCCtttagtttcttcttcttcttgttcgcCGTCGCCAGTGGCGGTGCCGGAGAGGCTTTCTTGGCGAGCTTTGACGACAACGATCGGTTCATAGCCTGTGGTGCGGAGGCCGTCACTCAGCAGAtctgaaaccaaaccaaatgatttgaaaatctAACCCCGCGgcgggggtggggtggggtggggtggggtggggaaGGGTATAGCCGTATGGGTACGAAAAGGTCATCTTCGTTTGACCAACATGCCCATCAGTTTCTGACATATTTTCTGAAATGCCATCACTCGGCGGGTGGGGCCGAGTGGTGCTTCCTAGCGTACGACCCACCGACATCGATCAGCTTTATCATTCATATGACGTATAAAATAGAACAGACAGATCAGGCTTTCAGGCCAGTGCAGAGCACAAACATGGAAAGAAAACGTCGAATTCCAATTGAACCGTCCCAATTTccaatcttttaattttttctggTACAATCACTCCAACCCAATCCAATCCAGAAAGTGGTTTCCTTTGACTGCTGGATTGATTCTGAGTTCCAGCGTGGCAGATGGGGGGCGGCGAAGGAAACCAAGAAGATCATCATTGAAACCGACCCCGGTATCGGTAAGTTGTTTTCGCTATTCAATCCTGGATCTTGTTTACTTTTACTATTTACTACGTACcatcatcatttgatttgtaaaaGCTGTCCACAAATTCAAGCTCATATGCATGTCTCTTCCTTGCTCagtaattaattacttaaaggACCCATGCCTGCCAACTTTATGGCGAGCTGTCATCAATTTGTGTtattttctgtgtttttttatttttagcaaAAGGAATTAAGTAGATCAAAAACTCTGATAAATATGCGACTTTTCTTTATATAATCAAATCATACGGGGGAGGGGGACTCAGAAAATCAATGAGTATTCTGAATTTGTGTGTTTATGGCGTCTGCATGCAGATGATGCCATCATTGCCATGGCCATCTTTGTGGCATTACAATCCCCGGAAGTGCAAGTGATTGGACTTACTACTATTTATGGAAATGTTTATACCACTCTCGCCACAAGAAATGCCTTGCATTTGGTAATCTTACAACATCtgctttttctttctatctctcATTGCATTAGGCATTTCATTGACTGTCTTGGTTGCTTACTTTGTATTTGGGGTTTAGTTGGAGGTTGCAGGGAGAACCGATATTCCAGTGGCGGAAGGATCTCACGTCACAATAACGGCATGTTTTCAACCCAAAAATCAATTTAGTCTATTTGTATGTTTCATCAGTTTCATGACCACTTCTTCTTGTCTTCCCTCTATTATTTTCTGCCTTgagttgtttttcctttttataatGTCTTGATATTGTGTTTGTTTACTACACCTGTGTCATAAAGTTGAAACCAGTCTCAGTTTAGTTGTCATCGTCGTCATATTCATGGTGCTACACTACTAACATGTGGATGGTTTTCATGGATGGTATTTGACATCACTTATGCACAATGTGAAAAATAATGAAGGCATAACCTGACATCACTGTTTGTAGATTAATTCAGAAATTTCGAATCCATTTCTTTGAGTATCTGTTACCTTTATTTCCAAAATAACTTAGCAACAAAACCTTAATTAGCAAACCTAGGAGGCTGACTCCTAGCATACATAATAGCAGCTAAAGTAGTTTCGTAGGAACCTCTTGTTGCCGACTATATCTTTTGCTCATGTAGTTTTGATGACTATGTTCTTGCATATATTGACGGGCTAATGCATGATTAAGATTCATAACTCATCAaccatttcttctttttccatgAAAAGAAAGGTACAAAACTTCGTATTGCTGATTTTGTTCCTGGTGCGGATGGACTTTGGCAACCAAAATTTCCCCCCACCAAAAGGAAAGCCAATTGAGCAGTAGGCAGCAGCTTTTTTGGTTGAACAAGCAAGCCTTCACCCTGGAAAGGTCACTGTGGTAGCATTGGGCCAACTTACAAATATTGCACTGGTCAGATTCTTGATACGTTGCAcggtttttcaattttaaaattattcttaatcgTTTGTAATAGAGTATGGCTACTCAACTAGACCCTGAATTTGCAAAGAACATAGGGCAGATTATTCTTCTTGGTGGTGCTTTTGCAGTCA is from Pyrus communis chromosome 10, drPyrComm1.1, whole genome shotgun sequence and encodes:
- the LOC137746840 gene encoding uncharacterized protein; its protein translation is MNRSLSSKLAKKASPAPPLATANKKKKKLKDQSPRNPLWDLNAITFRSSNNGSDASSSISVEAPRGCLRFFLSHSSSSNSKTPLYTPKNLSKAPKSAPAVRPSRPSKSKDNRSKFNALENPEKPTSRNASKSKNNSSCLYQWQSGNKPTSRNGPKLKTCSLVKSNGSSLSKLESGSEVEGSIVRVVGNAGQPTELKSRGIDGDFTPLSKIPTGLGLDPKADNSEDLLENSDKSNSKTPPVQASVSPEIQCGSSAVSRSTLACYAAGHVLSGITDKRKCKARGILSVGENDSGFSKGMALGSFEDDDDDDSGQCEGHVGNLDASAVPLPTEASMRWLLSPCDEGDEDHKEHSDSSLLNSVGSVNFCSPFSTLGRHGFSPSFQQVLEPLNEHVGVLSSLHRMPGCEAVNFLEEERKHHYGYDVDNSPFSMVSLDSGNVICTPQSESSVENHRKHYFDPELSSVAEAIQMVNLSPNTNSHVLIEDQIDSSFQFDCLTTACDSISRFHKVLDDRGSWLSNSTLENLSQSEMRISWREGLMSRIYDMDEDDCCRCLSDEEEDINGCGKDPLNEEASQSPEINVHVGEDENVTYKFRMAEVLDDGGVGGKDEGGGVRPNLSSTVCATAESISTDGGGGLLDSGDSDWSQCYKNELFHA
- the LOC137746839 gene encoding uncharacterized protein, yielding MEGLIPMVYKAMKRNRTRRQYSCLSSSSSLAAAPPPVSGQTSNYNIADFYIDHNSYVYVPQPAPSADHHLPTIFNVNGASSPRDQSSLSTTTNIINHGGRQFQHRRHKSVSLGSASNSMQGFSSSVDADDSINSPPPKQLVQFRSHRSFFSCISGA